One genomic window of Methanosalsum zhilinae DSM 4017 includes the following:
- a CDS encoding SagB/ThcOx family dehydrogenase, with amino-acid sequence MVWIRKSTVAKIMALIVFMVAVGMTAIWPKSDSQNSLPDSSEVIMLPEPALKGDVSVEEAIDKRRSIRSFTDGPLAAEDISQIMWAAQGITDETRMFRSAPSAGATYPLEVYIVTGSDGVGDEDIPVGVYRYNPAEHSLQLVYTGDVRQDLYSAALRQSPIDTAPVNIIIAADYSRTTGRYGDRGIMYVHMEAGHSAQNLYLQTAAMDLGMVVIGAFEDDAIKRILSMPASHDPLYIIPVGHPR; translated from the coding sequence ATGGTATGGATCAGGAAATCAACGGTTGCTAAAATAATGGCATTGATAGTTTTTATGGTGGCAGTGGGTATGACGGCCATATGGCCAAAAAGCGATTCTCAGAACTCTTTGCCTGATAGCTCTGAGGTCATAATGCTGCCTGAACCTGCACTAAAGGGCGATGTTTCGGTGGAAGAGGCAATTGATAAGAGGCGTTCAATAAGAAGCTTTACAGATGGACCTCTGGCAGCTGAAGATATCTCTCAGATTATGTGGGCTGCACAGGGAATAACCGATGAAACAAGAATGTTCAGGTCAGCACCATCCGCTGGTGCTACATACCCTCTTGAGGTATACATTGTAACCGGTTCAGACGGGGTAGGAGATGAGGATATTCCGGTAGGAGTATATCGGTACAATCCGGCAGAACACAGCCTTCAACTGGTGTACACAGGGGATGTACGCCAGGATCTTTACTCTGCAGCACTTCGACAGTCTCCTATAGACACAGCTCCGGTTAATATTATAATAGCTGCAGATTACTCCCGTACAACAGGAAGATACGGGGATCGGGGAATCATGTATGTCCATATGGAAGCCGGACACAGTGCTCAGAACCTGTATCTCCAGACAGCAGCAATGGATCTTGGTATGGTGGTAATAGGTGCTTTTGAGGATGATGCTATAAAACGGATTCTCAGCATGCCTGCCAGCCATGATCCACTGTACATAATCCCTGTGGGTCATCCCAGGTAA
- a CDS encoding phosphate ABC transporter substrate-binding protein, whose translation MTKNFKIYAILSIMLIGIAFAGIGCLERPDDDRSITVRGSDTVLPLSQAEAEAYMDKYPDDRISVGGGGSGVGIAAMIDGEINIAMASREMRQSEIDSANRNNIYPIEHTIAWDGIAVVVHPENPVKELTFDQLRGIYNGSISNWEEVGGEDRRISAITRDSSSGTYAFFREVVLKNDEYRPDALAMSATGGIVQEVSQNRGAIGYVGYAYLDQRTHALSLDEGNGYVPPTAESIQSGDYSLARPLYYYTKGEPEGLTKDFLDFVLGPEGQDIVTEVGYFPAR comes from the coding sequence ATGACTAAAAATTTCAAAATTTATGCAATTCTTTCAATAATGCTAATAGGAATTGCTTTTGCAGGTATAGGATGTTTAGAACGCCCAGATGATGATAGAAGCATAACTGTAAGAGGATCCGATACAGTGCTTCCACTCTCACAGGCAGAAGCTGAGGCATATATGGACAAGTATCCTGATGACAGGATAAGTGTAGGAGGTGGCGGATCAGGTGTCGGAATTGCTGCTATGATAGATGGTGAAATTAATATCGCAATGGCTTCAAGAGAAATGCGCCAGTCTGAGATAGATAGTGCAAACCGCAACAATATATACCCAATAGAACACACGATTGCATGGGATGGAATTGCTGTTGTGGTTCACCCTGAAAATCCTGTAAAGGAACTTACTTTTGATCAGCTTAGGGGAATATATAACGGTTCCATCAGCAACTGGGAAGAAGTAGGAGGTGAGGACCGCAGAATCAGTGCAATAACCCGTGACAGCAGCTCAGGAACTTATGCATTCTTTAGAGAGGTTGTACTAAAAAATGATGAATACAGACCAGATGCTCTTGCCATGTCTGCAACTGGTGGTATTGTACAGGAAGTATCTCAGAACAGGGGAGCTATCGGATATGTAGGATATGCCTATCTGGACCAGAGAACACATGCACTATCACTGGATGAAGGTAACGGTTATGTACCCCCAACTGCAGAATCTATCCAGAGTGGAGATTATTCGCTCGCAAGACCCCTCTACTACTATACCAAGGGAGAACCTGAAGGACTCACAAAAGATTTTCTAGATTTTGTCCTGGGTCCCGAAGGCCAGGATATTGTGACTGAAGTCGGATACTTCCCAGCAAGATAA